CGCTGCCGTGTCCGTGGTTTTCACCGCTCTCGCCGTGGTTGTGGTGATGGCCGACAGCGTCGCCGTGTTCGCTCGTCGGCACCGACTCCCCGTCGAGGTACGCGCTGAGGTCCGTCGGGGGAAACCGCCGCCCGACGTAGAACTGCCCGAACTCGCCGTACCGCGAGGACGCCTCGTCGAAGCGCATCTCGTAGACGATATCTTTGATGTCGGTCGGGTCGCTGCCGAACAGCGTCACGCCCCACTCGTAGTCGTCGAAGCCGACGCTGGAGGCGATGACCTGCTTGATCTTGCCCGCGTACTTCCGCCCCACGTCGCCGTGGCCGGACATCAACTCGGCGCGCTCCTCGAAGGAGAGGTCGTACCAGTTGTACTGCTCGCCGCGGCGCTTGCTCATCGGGTAGAAACTGACGTACTCGTCGTCGGGAATGTCGGGCTTCATCTTCCCCTCAATGTAGCGACGAAGTCCCTCGTCGACGGCGTCCGCGCCCTCCTTGAAGTACTCGTCGGAGACGTAGCCGCTGACTTCGGTCACCGAGACGTACGACGTCGGTTGGTCGGTGAACCCGGCGAACGCCGTCCGCTCGAAGCGACGCTCCGCCGTCGAGAGCGCGTCGAGCGTCGGTCGGAAGTGGAGTATCAGGAGGTCGGCCTTGTGGCCGACGACGGAGAACACCGCGGAGGCACCTGCGTCTGCATCCTCGACGGCCTCGTGCGACCGGAGGTGGTCGACCGCTTCCTCGACGGCGCGTTCGCGCTCCCGCTGGGGCGCGTCGCGCCAGGCGTCCCAGTCGATGCTCCGGAAGTCGTGCAGCGCGTACCACCCTTCCTCGGTCTGCGGCGCTCGTGGCATACGCCGACGTTGAACCCCGCCGACTAAGGGCGTTTTGAGTCGCGGGCGGATCTGAGGCGAAGCCGGGTCGCTCCTCGCCGCCCCAGTGGTTTTCCCCGCGGGGAACGTCCGTCGACACGACTGATCGATGCCATCGACGACAGACGACCCCTCGGGCGCGACGCTCTCGTACCGCAACATCATCGAGCGGGAGATGGAGAACGCTCTCACGGAGATGAATCGACCGCCGAAGGGCGTCGCCATCTCCGGGTTCGCCGCGGGTCTCACCGTGAGCTTCGGCGCGCTGTTCATGGGGATGGTGTTGACGTTTCAGCCGAACTTCTCCTCGACGCTCGTCAAACAGCTCACCCTGGGCGGCGTCTCCGCCGTCGGCTTTCTGTTCGTTATCATCGGGCAGACCGAACTGTTCACCGCGCACACGACGATGGCTGTCCTCCCCGTCCTGACCGACCGCGCCTCAATCCGCGACCTCCTCGAACTCTGGAGTATCGTCCTCGCCGCTAACCTCGTTGGCTGTGTGTGCTTCGCCGGTCTCATCGCCGTCATCGGTCCGGCGATGGACATCGTCGACCCGGCGGCGTTCGGGTCGATGGCGTCGGCGCTGCTCCCGTTTCCGTGGTGGGTCATCACCGCCAGCGGCGTCGTCGCCGGGTGGCTGATGGGGCTTCTGACGTGGCTCGTCGCGGCGAGTCGCGACACCATCGCCCGCGTCGTCAT
This genomic stretch from Haloprofundus salilacus harbors:
- a CDS encoding heme-binding protein, which translates into the protein MPRAPQTEEGWYALHDFRSIDWDAWRDAPQRERERAVEEAVDHLRSHEAVEDADAGASAVFSVVGHKADLLILHFRPTLDALSTAERRFERTAFAGFTDQPTSYVSVTEVSGYVSDEYFKEGADAVDEGLRRYIEGKMKPDIPDDEYVSFYPMSKRRGEQYNWYDLSFEERAELMSGHGDVGRKYAGKIKQVIASSVGFDDYEWGVTLFGSDPTDIKDIVYEMRFDEASSRYGEFGQFYVGRRFPPTDLSAYLDGESVPTSEHGDAVGHHHNHGESGENHGHGSDGDGSYHEGESHHEGDSHHGSGGDDGGDGGDADESETIRGELTDLNIYAGKPHGEDVYATVLYSEADTDELFDEVDGLRGNFEHYGTHVKTAVYEANERGRSAVVSIWKTQSAAETAAGFLSELPEIVSRAGEESGFGTMGMFYTVKSDYREEFVDKFATVGGLLDEMDGHQETDLMVNVEDEDDMFIASQWRSKEDAMGFFRSDEFRETVQWGRDVLADRPRHVFLA
- a CDS encoding formate/nitrite transporter family protein; translated protein: MPSTTDDPSGATLSYRNIIEREMENALTEMNRPPKGVAISGFAAGLTVSFGALFMGMVLTFQPNFSSTLVKQLTLGGVSAVGFLFVIIGQTELFTAHTTMAVLPVLTDRASIRDLLELWSIVLAANLVGCVCFAGLIAVIGPAMDIVDPAAFGSMASALLPFPWWVITASGVVAGWLMGLLTWLVAASRDTIARVVIVLVVASTIGFAPFHHALLGTTEVLAAMFLGQGVTLGQFAHFLTWTTLGNAVGGGVFVAILNYGHVALAGDDVDVDFEAGATSGFGDDTTEEP